One region of Oreochromis aureus strain Israel breed Guangdong linkage group 19, ZZ_aureus, whole genome shotgun sequence genomic DNA includes:
- the LOC116334779 gene encoding doublecortin domain-containing protein 2 isoform X3 yields MPSTLGRSDLPPTKTIVVYRNGDAYFTGRKVVVNPRHVPYFDNFLTSLTKGIEAPFGAVRRLYTATQGHQVHHLDDLQHGSVYVAAGNEAFKKLNYCEIAAKKPQNKKKEQIQPVVHSRIVVSARWKRTADESCTINVFTNGEVLLPPARIRIPKYTLRSWENVLAMVTEKVRLRTGAVFRLCTLNGRPISGPTELENNHYYVAVGSEKFKALPYYQCVPRRDLLRENNMTEGQDILPSTKIKRCAKNVTSSGEDLEHAARGQTKKLTAKAERTKQQGQVSKNPVLFPPVEGSVFNAQNKRSEMAGAAEVQEDRQLKVDLPIDQVEAKIVEEEYEDGNRCASSCKASLRDSDDSSMQRSYTTDSGKNEEN; encoded by the exons ATGCCCAGCACATTAGGGAGAAGTGACTTGCCACCCACAAAAACAATCGTCGTCTACAGGAACGGAGATGCCTATTTTACCGGCAGGAAAGTAGTTGTGAATCCGCGGCACGTGCCATACTTTGACAACTTTCTGACATCTCTGACCAAAGGGATTGAAGCACCTTTTGGCGCTGTGAGGAGGCTCTACACCGCCACACAAGGCCACCAAGTTCACCATCTGGATGACCTTCAGCACGGGAGTGTGTATGTCGCGGCCGGAAATGAGGCGTTCAAGAAACTGAA TTATTGTGAAATAGCAGCCAAGAAGCCAcagaataagaaaaaagaacag ATCCAACCTGTTGTTCACAGCAGGATAGTAGTTTCTGCCCGCTGGAAGAGAACTGCTGATGAGTCTTGCACAATAAA TGTCTTCACCAATGGAGAAGTGCTGCTTCCTCCGGCTCGAATACGGATCCCAAAGTATACTCTTAGAAGCTGGGAAAACGTTTTAGCTATGGTGACAGAGAAAGTGCGTCTTCGCACGGGTGCTGTTTTCAG GCTTTGCACATTGAACGGACGCCCTATCTCCGGTCCCACTGAACTGGAGAACAACCACTACTATGTTGCAGTTGGTTCAGAAAAGTTTAAGGCTCTCCCATATTACCAGTGTGTCCCCAGGAGGGATTTGCTTAGGGAAAATAACATGACTGAAGG CCAAGACATCCTGCCCAGTACCAAAATCAAAAGATGTGCAAAGAATGTG ACAAGCTCTGGAGAAGACCTTGAGCACGCAGCCAGGGGCCAGACAAAGAAACTCACAGCCAAGGCAGAGAGAACCAAACAACAAGGGCAGGTGTCCAAGAACCCAGTTCTCTTCCCCCCAGTGG AGGGCAGCGTGTTCAatgcacaaaacaaaaggaGTGAGATGGCAGGAGCAGCAGAGGTGCAGGAAGACCGCCAGTTGAAGGTGGATCTGCCAATTGATCAG GTTGAGGCCAAGATAGTTGAAGAGGAGTATGAAGATGGGAATCGTTGTGCGAGTTCCTGCAAGGCCTCCCTCCGTGATTCAGATGACTCGAGTATGCAAAGGTCTTACACCACAGATTCCGGGAAAAAT GAAGAAAACTGA
- the LOC116334779 gene encoding doublecortin domain-containing protein 2 isoform X2, which yields MPSTLGRSDLPPTKTIVVYRNGDAYFTGRKVVVNPRHVPYFDNFLTSLTKGIEAPFGAVRRLYTATQGHQVHHLDDLQHGSVYVAAGNEAFKKLNYCEIAAKKPQNKKKEQIQPVVHSRIVVSARWKRTADESCTINVFTNGEVLLPPARIRIPKYTLRSWENVLAMVTEKVRLRTGAVFRLCTLNGRPISGPTELENNHYYVAVGSEKFKALPYYQCVPRRDLLRENNMTEGQDILPSTKIKRCAKNVTSSGEDLEHAARGQTKKLTAKAERTKQQGQVSKNPVLFPPVEGSVFNAQNKRSEMAGAAEVQEDRQLKVDLPIDQVEAKIVEEEYEDGNRCASSCKASLRDSDDSSMQRSYTTDSGKNQILI from the exons ATGCCCAGCACATTAGGGAGAAGTGACTTGCCACCCACAAAAACAATCGTCGTCTACAGGAACGGAGATGCCTATTTTACCGGCAGGAAAGTAGTTGTGAATCCGCGGCACGTGCCATACTTTGACAACTTTCTGACATCTCTGACCAAAGGGATTGAAGCACCTTTTGGCGCTGTGAGGAGGCTCTACACCGCCACACAAGGCCACCAAGTTCACCATCTGGATGACCTTCAGCACGGGAGTGTGTATGTCGCGGCCGGAAATGAGGCGTTCAAGAAACTGAA TTATTGTGAAATAGCAGCCAAGAAGCCAcagaataagaaaaaagaacag ATCCAACCTGTTGTTCACAGCAGGATAGTAGTTTCTGCCCGCTGGAAGAGAACTGCTGATGAGTCTTGCACAATAAA TGTCTTCACCAATGGAGAAGTGCTGCTTCCTCCGGCTCGAATACGGATCCCAAAGTATACTCTTAGAAGCTGGGAAAACGTTTTAGCTATGGTGACAGAGAAAGTGCGTCTTCGCACGGGTGCTGTTTTCAG GCTTTGCACATTGAACGGACGCCCTATCTCCGGTCCCACTGAACTGGAGAACAACCACTACTATGTTGCAGTTGGTTCAGAAAAGTTTAAGGCTCTCCCATATTACCAGTGTGTCCCCAGGAGGGATTTGCTTAGGGAAAATAACATGACTGAAGG CCAAGACATCCTGCCCAGTACCAAAATCAAAAGATGTGCAAAGAATGTG ACAAGCTCTGGAGAAGACCTTGAGCACGCAGCCAGGGGCCAGACAAAGAAACTCACAGCCAAGGCAGAGAGAACCAAACAACAAGGGCAGGTGTCCAAGAACCCAGTTCTCTTCCCCCCAGTGG AGGGCAGCGTGTTCAatgcacaaaacaaaaggaGTGAGATGGCAGGAGCAGCAGAGGTGCAGGAAGACCGCCAGTTGAAGGTGGATCTGCCAATTGATCAG GTTGAGGCCAAGATAGTTGAAGAGGAGTATGAAGATGGGAATCGTTGTGCGAGTTCCTGCAAGGCCTCCCTCCGTGATTCAGATGACTCGAGTATGCAAAGGTCTTACACCACAGATTCCGGGAAAAAT
- the LOC116334779 gene encoding doublecortin domain-containing protein 2 isoform X1 encodes MPSTLGRSDLPPTKTIVVYRNGDAYFTGRKVVVNPRHVPYFDNFLTSLTKGIEAPFGAVRRLYTATQGHQVHHLDDLQHGSVYVAAGNEAFKKLNYCEIAAKKPQNKKKEQIQPVVHSRIVVSARWKRTADESCTINVFTNGEVLLPPARIRIPKYTLRSWENVLAMVTEKVRLRTGAVFRLCTLNGRPISGPTELENNHYYVAVGSEKFKALPYYQCVPRRDLLRENNMTEGQDILPSTKIKRCAKNVTSSGEDLEHAARGQTKKLTAKAERTKQQGQVSKNPVLFPPVEGSVFNAQNKRSEMAGAAEVQEDRQLKVDLPIDQVEAKIVEEEYEDGNRCASSCKASLRDSDDSSMQRSYTTDSGKNEAKEREASSKLGRIRSQMSRFFKGRKLKLQH; translated from the exons ATGCCCAGCACATTAGGGAGAAGTGACTTGCCACCCACAAAAACAATCGTCGTCTACAGGAACGGAGATGCCTATTTTACCGGCAGGAAAGTAGTTGTGAATCCGCGGCACGTGCCATACTTTGACAACTTTCTGACATCTCTGACCAAAGGGATTGAAGCACCTTTTGGCGCTGTGAGGAGGCTCTACACCGCCACACAAGGCCACCAAGTTCACCATCTGGATGACCTTCAGCACGGGAGTGTGTATGTCGCGGCCGGAAATGAGGCGTTCAAGAAACTGAA TTATTGTGAAATAGCAGCCAAGAAGCCAcagaataagaaaaaagaacag ATCCAACCTGTTGTTCACAGCAGGATAGTAGTTTCTGCCCGCTGGAAGAGAACTGCTGATGAGTCTTGCACAATAAA TGTCTTCACCAATGGAGAAGTGCTGCTTCCTCCGGCTCGAATACGGATCCCAAAGTATACTCTTAGAAGCTGGGAAAACGTTTTAGCTATGGTGACAGAGAAAGTGCGTCTTCGCACGGGTGCTGTTTTCAG GCTTTGCACATTGAACGGACGCCCTATCTCCGGTCCCACTGAACTGGAGAACAACCACTACTATGTTGCAGTTGGTTCAGAAAAGTTTAAGGCTCTCCCATATTACCAGTGTGTCCCCAGGAGGGATTTGCTTAGGGAAAATAACATGACTGAAGG CCAAGACATCCTGCCCAGTACCAAAATCAAAAGATGTGCAAAGAATGTG ACAAGCTCTGGAGAAGACCTTGAGCACGCAGCCAGGGGCCAGACAAAGAAACTCACAGCCAAGGCAGAGAGAACCAAACAACAAGGGCAGGTGTCCAAGAACCCAGTTCTCTTCCCCCCAGTGG AGGGCAGCGTGTTCAatgcacaaaacaaaaggaGTGAGATGGCAGGAGCAGCAGAGGTGCAGGAAGACCGCCAGTTGAAGGTGGATCTGCCAATTGATCAG GTTGAGGCCAAGATAGTTGAAGAGGAGTATGAAGATGGGAATCGTTGTGCGAGTTCCTGCAAGGCCTCCCTCCGTGATTCAGATGACTCGAGTATGCAAAGGTCTTACACCACAGATTCCGGGAAAAAT GAGGCTAAAGAGAGGGAGGCGTCTTCCAAGCTCGGCAGAATACGGTCGCAGATGTCCCGGTTTTTCAAGG GAAGAAAACTGAAACTTCAACATTAG
- the LOC116334779 gene encoding doublecortin domain-containing protein 2 isoform X4 produces MPSTLGRSDLPPTKTIVVYRNGDAYFTGRKVVVNPRHVPYFDNFLTSLTKGIEAPFGAVRRLYTATQGHQVHHLDDLQHGSVYVAAGNEAFKKLNYCEIAAKKPQNKKKEQIQPVVHSRIVVSARWKRTADESCTINVFTNGEVLLPPARIRIPKYTLRSWENVLAMVTEKVRLRTGAVFRLCTLNGRPISGPTELENNHYYVAVGSEKFKALPYYQCVPRRDLLRENNMTEGQDILPSTKIKRCAKNVTSSGEDLEHAARGQTKKLTAKAERTKQQGQVSKNPVLFPPVEGSVFNAQNKRSEMAGAAEVQEDRQLKVDLPIDQVEAKIVEEEYEDGNRCASSCKASLRDSDDSSMQRSYTTDSGKNILI; encoded by the exons ATGCCCAGCACATTAGGGAGAAGTGACTTGCCACCCACAAAAACAATCGTCGTCTACAGGAACGGAGATGCCTATTTTACCGGCAGGAAAGTAGTTGTGAATCCGCGGCACGTGCCATACTTTGACAACTTTCTGACATCTCTGACCAAAGGGATTGAAGCACCTTTTGGCGCTGTGAGGAGGCTCTACACCGCCACACAAGGCCACCAAGTTCACCATCTGGATGACCTTCAGCACGGGAGTGTGTATGTCGCGGCCGGAAATGAGGCGTTCAAGAAACTGAA TTATTGTGAAATAGCAGCCAAGAAGCCAcagaataagaaaaaagaacag ATCCAACCTGTTGTTCACAGCAGGATAGTAGTTTCTGCCCGCTGGAAGAGAACTGCTGATGAGTCTTGCACAATAAA TGTCTTCACCAATGGAGAAGTGCTGCTTCCTCCGGCTCGAATACGGATCCCAAAGTATACTCTTAGAAGCTGGGAAAACGTTTTAGCTATGGTGACAGAGAAAGTGCGTCTTCGCACGGGTGCTGTTTTCAG GCTTTGCACATTGAACGGACGCCCTATCTCCGGTCCCACTGAACTGGAGAACAACCACTACTATGTTGCAGTTGGTTCAGAAAAGTTTAAGGCTCTCCCATATTACCAGTGTGTCCCCAGGAGGGATTTGCTTAGGGAAAATAACATGACTGAAGG CCAAGACATCCTGCCCAGTACCAAAATCAAAAGATGTGCAAAGAATGTG ACAAGCTCTGGAGAAGACCTTGAGCACGCAGCCAGGGGCCAGACAAAGAAACTCACAGCCAAGGCAGAGAGAACCAAACAACAAGGGCAGGTGTCCAAGAACCCAGTTCTCTTCCCCCCAGTGG AGGGCAGCGTGTTCAatgcacaaaacaaaaggaGTGAGATGGCAGGAGCAGCAGAGGTGCAGGAAGACCGCCAGTTGAAGGTGGATCTGCCAATTGATCAG GTTGAGGCCAAGATAGTTGAAGAGGAGTATGAAGATGGGAATCGTTGTGCGAGTTCCTGCAAGGCCTCCCTCCGTGATTCAGATGACTCGAGTATGCAAAGGTCTTACACCACAGATTCCGGGAAAAAT